One Denticeps clupeoides chromosome 3, fDenClu1.1, whole genome shotgun sequence DNA window includes the following coding sequences:
- the cox5ba gene encoding cytochrome c oxidase subunit 5B, mitochondrial gives MAARLLLKAAARAATTCRASPAVALSRGMAAGGIPTDEEQATGLEKKIMKAVNEGADPYSMFKPKEYAGSKQDPHLVPSITNKRIVGCVCEEDNTAVVWFWLHQGEAQRCPSCGAHYKLVPHELPH, from the exons ATGGCTGCAAGGTTACTTCTCAAGGCTGCTGCGCGGGCCGCGACGACATGCCGGGCGTCCCCTGCCGTCGCCCTGAGCCGAGGCATGGCGGCCGGAG gcATTCCAACCGATGAGGAACAGGCCACGGGtcttgagaaaaaaataatgaaagcaGTGAATGAAGGCGCG gaTCCCTACAGCATGTTTAAACCCAAAGAATATGCTGGTTCAAAACAAGATCCCCATCTTGTCCCATCTATCACAAATAAGAGGATTGTTGGTTGCGTCT gtgaGGAAGACAACACTGCAGTCGTATGGTTTTGGCTTCATCAGGGTGAAGCCCAGCGCTGTCCATCTTGTGGTGCCCACTACAAGCTGGTTCCCCACGAGCTCCCCCATTAA